The genome window CGACAGCTACAAGTGTTTTCTGTAGCGAAAGCGAAGCGACAGCTACAATTACGCCAAGGCGAAATTGATATTATTTTTTTATTTTAGTGGCATTCTACAAACAGAAGTGAAGACATTGAAGAGGTGATCGATAATGATAGTGACAATGACAGTAGAAATGATAATCAAGCTAAGTATGGCTTTACTATTCGGATTATTGATTGGGATTGACAGACAGATTAAACAAAAACAACTTGGCCTAAGACCTAGTATGGTCATTTGTATTGCTAGTTGTTTACTAACAATCGTCTCCATAGAAGCATTCGGAAAAATTCGAGGTGCAAATCATCCGAATATGGATCCAATGCGACTTGCCGCTCAAATTGTAAGTGGGGTTGGTTTCATTGGTGCTGGCGTTATTTTACGAAGAAGTAACGAGGTTATTTCCGGCCTTACTTCCGCTGCGCTAATCTGGTCAGCTTCTGCCCTTGGAATTACTATTGGGGCGGGGTTTTATCTAGAAGCAACATGTGCTGTAATCCTCTTGATGGGGGCTGTCAACATTGTCCCTTTTCTCATTAAAACTTTAGGTCTATCAACTCTCAATCGCCAGGAAATCTCATTAAAGATTATAGTGGAATCTAATTATCGTATGACTGAATTAATTAAAATGATTGAGCATAGAGGACAAAATGAACTATCTAAAAAAATAGAGTATAAAATTCGGCATTTTAAGCTCAAAGATATTGATAATGATCACCAATTAATTGACTTAGTTCTTTCCGTACCAGAAGATCAATATACGACGGAAATTTATTATTATGTCAAAAAGATTGATCACGTTCTTAGTGTCGAAATTGAGGATTTGTAATAGAGAGGAGCATCTAAAATGATTAGACTAAATCAATATAAATATAAAGAAGAGTACACATACTACATGTTGCAATCTTTAAAAGATGGAAAAAAAGATTCTTTTCGAAAGGATTTTCTAGATTTACACCCTATGGATCAAGCAACATTTTTTATCGAACTCAGTGAGGAAAGACGCTTCAAAATTTATTCTTTTTTAACTCCTTGTGAATTTGGAGAAATTTTTAGTGAGCTAGAACCATCCTTGCAGAAAAAATGCATTATAGAACTTGACCGTCCGTTTGCAGTGGAGATGTTAAATGATTTACCTCCAGATGACGCTACAGATTTTTTTGGACTACTATCATATAAAGAAGCTGACTTTTATTTAGAACGGATGGAAAAAGATGAAGCCGATGATATTAAACAATTGCTTAAATACAAAAAAGGAACAATCGGATCCTTGATGACAACAGACGTAGTAACAGTTGCAAAAGATGACTCAGTAATCGATGTTTTTGAGCGCCTAAAGCATAACGAAGTAGATGCCGAAACTTTTTACTACTTATATGTTACAGATTCAAATAAACAATTACTTGGAGTCGTATCATTACGAGAGCTAATTATTTCTGCTCCAGAATGTCGAATGGTTGAAATTATGAACGCTGGAATCATTTCAGTGTCTGCCGATACAAACCAATCCGAGGTAATCCAAATCATACGCAAGTATGCTCTTTTAGCAGTCCCTGTAGTAACAGAGAACTATGAACTCCTTGGAATCGTTACTTTTGATGATGTGCTGTCTTATCTATAAGGATACTAACATTTCTTATGGAATTGATATTTTTTACTGTAAATCATGCTCAAAGCGAAGTAACTGTTTAGACTAGTTTAAACAGTTACTTCTTCAAAATTAATTATTATTTTTCCAGGTGTGTTGATTAACCATTTTTATCCATCTCGATTAATTAGAAGGCTCTGATTTCCGCTACGGGCTACTCGCTTTCCCTGCGAAGCTTTGCTCTGCGACGAAAGCGAAGCGACAGGAGCACTCGAGTAGCCCTACGCTACAATCAGTTAAAATGGACATATATTAGCAAAGTATCAACAAAAAAATCCTTCTATCACTCAATAATAAACCTATATTTTCCTAATCAACATGCTTATTATTTTTTAAAAAACTTTCTACTCTATTAACTAATTCTTCTCTATTATAAGTTTTATAAAGTGCAGTGGCTAAACGGACTGGGTCACCAAAGAAAAAGCGCTCATACAGTGTTTGTCGTGTACCAAAGTTACTCATCGTTAAATCCCAGGCTAAACGGAATTTTTTGACGCGCTCCTCTCCACCATCCTGAAAAGACTGTAAATAATGCTCAAGGTCACCGTCATCCGCTGCAAAGGCTTTTTCATTTGGAATGGACATTAATCCACTTGCGCCAAGTAGTTGGATAATTTCTGTAAAGGTCGGATACACTTTAGGGAAAATCTGAATAGCTACTTGTACGGTCGCATGGTCGGGTCTTATAAAACCAAAAGCATCTTTTTTTGCTTCTATTTCAGACTTTAACAGTAAGGCCTTCATCGTTTCTAATGTCACGATAATATCAACAACTTTTTGCTGCACATGTTGGTATTCGCCGATATTGATCGTATTTACAATTGACTGTACAACACCTAAGACAAATTCTGTTTTGACAATTTGACGTGTAAGAACTTGATGTAAACCATATGTTTGAAAACCACTTACGTTCAAAAAGTTATTAGCAACTTCCACATTCTCATAATAAAAGACGCGTTCCCACGGTACTACAACATTATCAAATACAACGATTGCATCCATTTCCTCGTAACGACTACTTAATGGATAATCAAAAACCGATTCCCCTCCGACAAATGATTGTCTACATAAAAACTTTAAACCTTTTGTATTACTTGGTATTGAGAAAGCAAAGCCTTTTCCTTCATCATAACCATTTGTTGATATAACAAGGAGTTCATCTGTAATTCCTCCCTGTGTCGCTAGTAATCTCGCCCCTTTAATTACTAACCCCTCACTCGTTTTATCTACAATTTTAGCAGCAATTGTAACATCTTCATCTTCAAAATAAAATTTTTGACGGTTTACTTGTGGCTCGATAAATGTATGTGTCATAGTCAAATCGTTCTCACGAGCATACTCATAAAATTTTAATAAATGCTGCGGGAAGCAATTTTTCTTATCTTTCAAATATTCCGCAACCGATGCTAGTGCCATTAGTGTCGTATTCATGTAATCTGGACTTCTCCCCATAAGGCCATGAGTGGATAATGCCCATTCTCGTGTTGCATTACGTCTTTTCACGAGATCGTCAACTGTCTTCGCTTGAAGGAAAGACATACCTACGCGCTTATTACTCGTTGGTGACACATATGTCATCCTCTCAAGCAATGCCTTTTCATTTTGTAAATCAAAAAGCCTTGCCTGACTCTGCATAACTCCCTTAAATGCTGGATGCTCCGACACCTTGCCTGTGACAACTTCCCCATCAATCGAAATATATGTTTGTAAAGCGTCAATACGGTCAATATATTGCTTTCCTGTAATTACTGGCATGCAATCACCCCTAAACGTTACAAATTGTTTTTATACTCATTTAGTATATGAAACCCCCTAATATTCGGTTCCTATTTAGACAACTGTATTATATCAAACCTCCAAATCACCTAAACTGTACTACTTTATAAATACAGCTAAAAACCCACCTTTATTGTACAATTTTTCAGTTACTTTAGATAAAAACGGTTTCAATTAGCGCTTTTTATACAAGTTCAATTTTGCGTCACATTCACAAAAAAGTCATCTCCGACTAGTACAGAGTTGCTAGATTTTTTATATATGCAGGTGTAAGATAACTTCGTAACCAAAGCAAATACATCTTTTTATTAAAGGAGAATATATATGAATCATCAAATCATCTCGTACGTAGCGAAAATGGAAGCTGCTTTAATGAATAAAATGGAGGATCATAATGAAGAAAATCTTTTATTTTCTATTGCTTCAGATATGATTGCCAAAGAAAAAGATCAATTTAAAAATGTTTGCCAAGCATATGAAGTAGTGAAACATCACTTAGTTGGTCTCCACTAAATTCAAACGTTTAGCAAAAAGTCGCATCTATAGA of Lysinibacillus agricola contains these proteins:
- the hpaB gene encoding 4-hydroxyphenylacetate 3-monooxygenase, oxygenase component, yielding MPVITGKQYIDRIDALQTYISIDGEVVTGKVSEHPAFKGVMQSQARLFDLQNEKALLERMTYVSPTSNKRVGMSFLQAKTVDDLVKRRNATREWALSTHGLMGRSPDYMNTTLMALASVAEYLKDKKNCFPQHLLKFYEYARENDLTMTHTFIEPQVNRQKFYFEDEDVTIAAKIVDKTSEGLVIKGARLLATQGGITDELLVISTNGYDEGKGFAFSIPSNTKGLKFLCRQSFVGGESVFDYPLSSRYEEMDAIVVFDNVVVPWERVFYYENVEVANNFLNVSGFQTYGLHQVLTRQIVKTEFVLGVVQSIVNTINIGEYQHVQQKVVDIIVTLETMKALLLKSEIEAKKDAFGFIRPDHATVQVAIQIFPKVYPTFTEIIQLLGASGLMSIPNEKAFAADDGDLEHYLQSFQDGGEERVKKFRLAWDLTMSNFGTRQTLYERFFFGDPVRLATALYKTYNREELVNRVESFLKNNKHVD
- a CDS encoding MgtC/SapB family protein, coding for MIVTMTVEMIIKLSMALLFGLLIGIDRQIKQKQLGLRPSMVICIASCLLTIVSIEAFGKIRGANHPNMDPMRLAAQIVSGVGFIGAGVILRRSNEVISGLTSAALIWSASALGITIGAGFYLEATCAVILLMGAVNIVPFLIKTLGLSTLNRQEISLKIIVESNYRMTELIKMIEHRGQNELSKKIEYKIRHFKLKDIDNDHQLIDLVLSVPEDQYTTEIYYYVKKIDHVLSVEIEDL
- a CDS encoding magnesium transporter, which produces MIRLNQYKYKEEYTYYMLQSLKDGKKDSFRKDFLDLHPMDQATFFIELSEERRFKIYSFLTPCEFGEIFSELEPSLQKKCIIELDRPFAVEMLNDLPPDDATDFFGLLSYKEADFYLERMEKDEADDIKQLLKYKKGTIGSLMTTDVVTVAKDDSVIDVFERLKHNEVDAETFYYLYVTDSNKQLLGVVSLRELIISAPECRMVEIMNAGIISVSADTNQSEVIQIIRKYALLAVPVVTENYELLGIVTFDDVLSYL